GGGTTTTGCTTTCATCGACGCCAAGTTCTGGGGCGTGGTGGTGATGGGCGGCTCGGTGGTGATCTTCTTCTTCATGCCGTGGCTGGACCAGTCGCCGGTCAAGTCGATCCGCTATCGCCCGGGCTTCCACAAGGTGCTGCTGGGGATCTTCGTGGTGGCCTTCGCGGTGCTCGGCTACCTCGGCATCCAGCCGCCTAGCCCGGCGGGCTCGATCGTGTCGCAGATCGGCACCATCGTGTACTTTGCGTTCTTCCTCGCGATGCCGGTCTGGAGCCGGATGGGGACGTTCAAGCCGGTGCCCGAGCGTGTCACGTTCAAGCCGCACTGATTCCAGCCGAGGATAAGGACACAAGAATGAAAAAGCTGCTTGCGATTTTCGCCTTGGCCGGCTTCATGATTGCGGCCCCCGTCTTCGCCAATGAGGGCGGGGTCCGGCTCGACCCGGCTCCGAACCAGTCCGAAGACCTCTCCGCGCTGCAGCGGGGCGCCAAGCTGTTCGTCAACTACTGCCTGAATTGCCATGGCGCCAGCGCGATGCGCTACAACCGCCTGCGCGACATCGGCCTGTCGGAAGAACAGATCCAGCAGAACCTGCTGTTCACGTCCGACAAGGTCGGCGACACCATGCGCATTGCCATGGACCGCGAGGATGCCAAGAAATGGTTCGGCGCGGTGCCGCCGGATCTGTCGGTGATCGCGCGGGCGCGCGGCAGCGACTGGCTCTACACTTACCTGCGCACGTTCTACCGCGACGACACGCGTCCGACCGGCTGGAACAACCTGGTGTTCGACAAGGTCGGCATGCCGCACGTGCTGTGGGAGCTGCAAGGTCAGCGCGAGCCCAAGTACGAAGAGGTCAAGTCCGAGCACGGCGGCGAGCTTGAGCACAAGCTCGTCGGTTTCGAGCAGGTCACACCGGGCAAGCTGAACACCGTCGAGTACGATCAGGCGGTGGCCGATATTGTCACTTACCTGGACTGGATGGCGGAGCCCGCCGGCAAGCTGCGCAAGCGGCTGGGTGTGTGGGTGCTGCTGTTCATCGGTGTCTTTTTCGTGTTGGCCTGGCGCCTGAACGCGGCCTACTGGAAGGACATCAAGTAAACTCCATGCTTTTTCCGGCCAAGGGCTAGGACGGAAGCTGTCCTAGCCCTTTGCGTTTTCGTTTTGATGCCGCGGGCGATGTGGTATATCGCAGCGGTTGTACCGTCATCGGGCCGCCCCCGGCCCGAGCGTCAAGGAACCAAAGCCATGATGGTCTTGTACTCGGGCACCACTTGCCCGTTCTCGCAGCGTTGCCGACTCGTCCTGTTCGAAAAGGGCATGGATTTCGAGATTCGTGACGTCGATCTCTTCAACAAGCCGGAAGACATCGCGGTGATGAACCCGTACGGCCAGGTGCCCATCCTGGTCGAGCGCGACCTGATCCTGTACGAGTCGAACATCATCAACGAGTACATCGACGAGCGCTTCCCGCACCCGCAGCTGATGCCGGCCGACCCGGTGCAGCGTGCCCGCGCCCGCCTGTTCCTGTTCAACTTCGAGAAGGAACTGTTCACGCACGTGTCCGTGCTGGAGAACGAGAAGGGCAAGGCCGCCGAGAAGTCGCACGAGAAGGCGCGCGCCGCCATCCGTGACCGCCTCACGCAACTCGCCCCGATTTTCCTGAAGAACAAGTACATGCTGGGCGAAGAGTTCTCGATGCTGGATGTGGCGATCGCGCCGCTGCTGTGGCGCCTGGACCACTACGGTATCGAACTGTCGAAGAATGCTGCCCCGCTGATGAAATACGCTGAGCGTATCTTCAGCCGTCCGGCGTATATTGAAGCGCTGACGCCGTCGGAAAAGGTGATGCGTCGCTGATTACCGCCGGGCACGGTCGCGGTCTTTGCGGCTGCGCCCATCGGTTACTCTTTTCATCATGTCGGAAACTTCAACCAAGCCCTATCTGATCCGGGCCATCTACGAATGGTGCACGGACAACGGCTTCACGCCGTACATCGCCGTGTTCGTCGACAACAGTACCAACGTGCCCCGAGAGTTCGTCAAGAACGACGAGATCGTGCTGAACGTCAGCTTTGATGCGACCAGCCAGCTCGATATGGGCAATGAGTGGATCTCCTTCCACGCGCGCTTCTCGGGCGTCTCGCGCAAGATCGAGGTGCCGGTCGACAACGTGCTCGCCGTGTACGCGCGCGAGAACGGGCAGGGCATGGCATTCCCCGTCGAACGCAGCACGCCGCCCGCGCAGGTTGCAACCGAACGCGAGAACAGCCCGCCGCCCAAGCTGTCGGCGGTGGAGTCCGAAGCCGCGCCGGAGCCGGCCACCGCCGAAACGCAGGGCGGTTCCGACGACGAGCCCACGCCGCCCAGCGTGCCGCGTATCGGAGGCAAGCCGTCGCTGAAGGTCGTCAAGTAAGGCGGCTTACGGTAGAATCGCGGATCTTTGCCGGCTTAGCTCATCAGGTAGAGCAGTTGATTTGTAATCATCAGGTGGCGGGTTCGAGTCCTGCAGCCGGCACCAGAAATACGTGGAAAAGCCAAGCACTCGCTTGGCTTTTCGTCTTTTGGCGCAAGTCAATCGTAGCCATCGCGGCTCGCAAACCGTTGTGTCACAACGCTTTGAGGGGATCGCAGAAAGGTGGTCGGGGGGCTGAAAGACGGGGTTGGCGCTCGGCCAACGAAGGATTGTGTCGCATGAACCCTGGCCACTGGAGGGCAAAAACAGGGAGACTCATTCGACGGTTTTCTCGTACACGTCGAGGCCGAGGAGGTTCGGTCTGACCACACTTTGCCGCCGACGCACGAACCCGGATCGACGCAGCAGGGCCTTCATGCTGTCTGCATACCGTGTGCACTCGGCTTGCAAAACGGCGCCTTTGGGCAGACGCTGAACGATATTGTCCAGCAAGGCTCGACCGCACCCCATACCGAAATATTCCGGTGCGATGGAGAACATCGAGATGTTCACATGGAGCGTGGCGCTGCCGATGGCTTGCTGCACCCACGCAAAGCCTGCAAATTCACCATTGCGTTCCAGCACCGAGAGCGGTGACAGGCCGTTGCCGATGCATGCCTTGGAAAACCAGACCGACAAATACGCGACAAATAATTGCTTGAGCAGCAAAACGTGGCCGACGCCGTCGAGGTACGTGTCCGCATAGACTCCGGCAACGCTACCCAACTGAGCCAGCCGATAAATCGATGGGATATCGAACAGACTGGCGGGGCGGAAGACGACTTGGTCTTCGAAGACTTGCATTTCTCGACATCTTTCCCCGGCACATGACGGGGCTGGGCGCAGGTACACAAACAAAACAAACAACCATGCCGAACCCGCACGACGTTGCCTCGGCAAGCCTGCAGTCTCCGCTCGGATTGTGCTAACGGCGACTTTCGCAAGAAATTGAGGCCGCGGACATCGGGAGAACTGCTACTGCCGGTTCACGGCAACGCCTGCGCGGAGCGGCAGCGGGCCGGCAGGGCTCCGGGCTTTTCTGGCATGCTCCCGGTTTCGTACCTCGCCATCCATCGCTTGCGTTGACCGGGATGGCAACCCCGTGACAGCCAGCCCAAAGAATCCTTCACTGCGGATGTGGGGCCGCCTATCTTTAGTCCGGAGCTTTTTTCCGCACCGGACCGGTGCCAGCCGGCGGTTGACCGGAATGCCGTCGCCGGCGGCCAGCCGGAAGATTCTCCCGAGACCCCATGACCCAGGACCGCGCAGTTCGACCCAACCCAGGTCGCGGGCTAGCCCGCGTGTGGCGGCGGCTGATGGCCGCCGTATCGAATGCCATCATCGCGGATGGCGAGCGCGCGACGCGGCTTCGGCGTGCCCGTCTGGCCGGCGTTATCGGCGTCATCGGGCATCCGCTCTATTTCGTGATCTGGTCGTATGTCTTTCCGCAGCCTTATGAGAGCGTCTGGCTGCGGGGGCTGTGTACGCTGCTGTTCGTCCCGCTGCTGTTTGCCGATCGGGTGGCCGGGTGCAAATGGCTGCCGGCCTATGCGGTGTTCGCCGTGACGGTGGGGCTGCCATTCGCGTTTGTCTTCCTGTATCTGCAGAATGCCGGGGCGATGGTGTGGGCGGAGTCCCTGCTCATTGCCGTCGTGATCCTCTTTCACTTCAGCACCGCGTTTGCCGTGTTCTCCCTGGTCACGGGCGCTTCGGCCGCGATGGCGCTGTTCCTGCTGACGGGGCCGGCCGCCGGCGGATTTCCATGGCATGCCCTGCTGGAACAGGTGCCGATCCTGGCGTTCTTCTTTGTTGTCGGGGTGCTGGTCGTCATCCGGCTGGATCGGCAGATCCTGATCGAGCAGAAGCAGCGCGGGATGGCGCTGGCATTGGGGACGGTGGCGCACGAGCTGCGTACGCCGCTGGCCAGTCTTGCCTTGACGGCCAGCGGCATCCAGAGCCGGCTGCCGCTGGCGGTGTGGCCGGACCATCCCGATCTGCCGGTGCTGCGGCAGGCTGTCGAGCGGATGCGCGCGGACGTGATCCGCGCCACCAACAGCATCGAGCTGCTGGTGGCCAATTCGAAGGATCCGCAGGCGGTGTGCACCGCGTGGTTCGATCCGCATGAGGCGATCTGCGCGGCCATCGATGCCTATCCGTTCGAGCTGGGGGCGCGCCCGCATGTGCATATCGCGCCGAGCACGGGGATGCGGGTGCTGGGCAACGCCGGGCTGTTCGAGCACGTCATCACCAACCTGACCAAGAATGCGCTCGAGGCGATCCAGCGGGGCGGCAAGGGCGATCTGCGCATCGGCTATGAGCGAATGCCGCAGGCGGTGGAGATCGTCGTGCGCGACACGGGGGCCGGCGTGTCGCCGGCGGTCCTCAGGCGGATGTTCCAGCCGTTCTTCTCGCACCCGGCCCATCGGGGGACGGGGATCGGCCTCACGTTCTGCAGGAAGGTTCTGCGCGGCTGGGGCGCCAGCATTTCGTGCCGATCGGTCGAGCACGAGTTCACCGAGTTCCGGATCCGGTTCCCGAATCCGCGCTGAGGCACCGCGTCCGTCAGAACGTCCAGGCGATACCGGCCCGCACCGTGCGCGGCTCGGCCGGGTGGATGTGCCGGTCGTTGATGCCGGTCGCCGCGCCGCTGGCGTCCACCGGCGAGGTCTCTCCCTTGAGCCGCGAGGCGTAGTCGTAGTCGATGTCGTTGGCCTTGCGGTTCAGCGCGTTGAGCACTTCGACGAAGACGCGCACGTTCTTCCGCACGCGATAGCCGGCCTTCAGGTTGACCAGGAACGACGAGGCCGAGCGCACGCTGTTGTCTTCGATCAGGGGGCGCGGGCCGAAGTAGCGCAGGCGGGCGCCGAGGGTCCAGCGGCCGTGTGTCCACGACATGCCCGCGGAGGCGGTGGTCTGGATTGCCTCGGGGATGTGGTCGCCGGCCGGATCGGCATCGCGGAAGCGCGCGCGGGAGAAGGCGGCATCGGCGTCGAGGATGAGCTCGGGCGACGGCTTGTAGTACGCCGCCAGCTCCACGCCGGTGCGCCGGCTGGGACGGCTGGGCTGCGTGGTGCCGGTGTCGCCGGCGAACACCAGCTCCGAGCCGATATCCAGCCGCCACAGCGAGGCGGACAGCTGCAGGTCGCGCGCCAGCGCTTTCGTCCGCACGCCGACCTCGTAGCCGGTGGCCGGCACCAGCACGCTGACCTTGCGCACCGGATTGCCCGAGGCCGGATCGACGGTGGTGGTGGCGCCGCGCACGTCGTTGCTGTGGTAGCCGCGTCCCCAGTTGACGAACACGTCGGTCCTGGCCGTCGGCGACAGCACCACGCCCAGCTTGGGGGCGACGATATGCTCGGCGCCGCTGCCCGAATTGCGCGGGTTGCTACTGCCGACGCGGTACCAGAACTGGTCGGCGCGCAAGCCGGCGAGGGTGCGCAGCCAGGGCCGCCACTGGATGCTGTTGCGCAGGTAGAGCGCCGTGCTGGTCTCGTCGACGGTGTCGCTGCGGACCAGCGCGTAGGGCTGCCGCGCCACCGTGTCGGCGAGCAGGATCGGGTCGAGCCGGTCGTAGCGCGTCTGCGAGCCGATCTCGGTTTCGCTGTCGTGCCCGGCAAGCTCGCCGAACCACGTGCGCGAGGCGTTGATGCCGGTCGTGACCCGGTTCTCGAACTGCTCGAACTGGTCGCCCAGCACGGGGTTGGCGAGCGCATAGGTGAAATTCGAGAACAGCGTCAGCCGGCTCTTGATGACGTAGGCGTTGGCCTTGAGCTGCCCGTCGGCCAGCGGGCGCAGCCAGTCGGCCGACAGGCTGTAGCGCGAGGCCATGCCGCCGTCGGTCGGATCGATGGCGCCGAAGCGGGCGATCAGGCCCTGGTCGATGGCGCGCTGCGGCACCTGGTCGGTCGATTGCCAGGTGTTCCGGTAGGCCATGCCCGTCACGGTGACGCGCTCGCCGCCGCCCAGCGGCAGGGTGTAGCGCAGCACGCCGTTGAGCTTGTGCACGCCTTCCGGCACGGCCCACGGGCCGTTCTCGCCCAGCCACTCGAAGCCGTACAGCAGCGTGCCCGGCCCGACCGCGCGCGAGTCGGCGAGCAGGCCGCGCCGGTAACCGTATTCGCCCAGCTCGAACTGGGCGAGGCCGTGCGGCAGCTTGTCGGCGTAGTCGATCCGGACGGCGCCGGCGGCCGAGAAGTCGCCTTCCTCTGCGAAGTAGGTGCCTTTCTTGTAGGCGATGCCGCTGACCAGTTCCGGGATGAGGAAGTTGAGATCGGTGTAGCCCTGGCCGTGCGCGTGCGTGCGCATGTTGACCGGCATGCCGGCCACCGTGGTGGCCAGATCGGTGCCGTGATCGAGATTGAAGCCGCGCAGGAAGTACTGGTTGGCCTTGCCGTCGCCGCTGTGCTGCGTGACGATCAGGCCGGGGACGGTCTCGAGCAGTTCGCCGGGGCGCAGCAGGGGGCGGTTCTCCAGTTGGGCACGCGGCACATAGCCCTGGCTGGCGGCTTCGCCGGTGGCGGCCGCGGCGGCGGCGGACCCGACGACGGTGGTCGTCTCGAGCTGGACCTCGGGCTGCTGGAGTCCGCCCGCGAGCGCGCTCAGCGGGCCGGCCATGCCGTAGCCCAATGCCATCCACAGCACGCCGGCCGGCCGCGCTCTCATGGTCCCCATCCCTCGTCTCATTGGTGTTCTTGCGGGCGCCAAGTGTATGGGTTTCCGCCGAGCCTCATGCCGCCGGGCGCGCGCCGCGGCAGTGCCCGCTGGTGCCCGCCGGCGCCCGCGCAGCGTTTTTGACTTCCGTCCGCCCGCGGCATAGCTTGGTCGAGTCAATCCCTCCCGCGCGCCGGCAGTCGTCGCCCTGTCCTCATCAAAGCACCGGGCAACGGTGCCGGAAATCATTCGAACGAAGCATGGTGTGGTGCAAACGCCTCCCGCGAAAGGCGCTGCTGGTGCCATGCGACCGCGTTGCCGATCCGGCCGCCCCGGCCCACGCTCCGGTGTTTCCATCCGGGGCGATCGCGCGCATGCCTGGCACCGCGCGCGCGTCCGCCGCCCGGATGCGCGAAGCTTCGGCGTTCATATGGGTCCGGCATGGTGTACCGGGCGGTGGGTTTGGGGCAGGGCCCGGCACGTC
The sequence above is a segment of the Ralstonia nicotianae genome. Coding sequences within it:
- a CDS encoding cytochrome c1 codes for the protein MKKLLAIFALAGFMIAAPVFANEGGVRLDPAPNQSEDLSALQRGAKLFVNYCLNCHGASAMRYNRLRDIGLSEEQIQQNLLFTSDKVGDTMRIAMDREDAKKWFGAVPPDLSVIARARGSDWLYTYLRTFYRDDTRPTGWNNLVFDKVGMPHVLWELQGQREPKYEEVKSEHGGELEHKLVGFEQVTPGKLNTVEYDQAVADIVTYLDWMAEPAGKLRKRLGVWVLLFIGVFFVLAWRLNAAYWKDIK
- a CDS encoding glutathione S-transferase N-terminal domain-containing protein; translated protein: MMVLYSGTTCPFSQRCRLVLFEKGMDFEIRDVDLFNKPEDIAVMNPYGQVPILVERDLILYESNIINEYIDERFPHPQLMPADPVQRARARLFLFNFEKELFTHVSVLENEKGKAAEKSHEKARAAIRDRLTQLAPIFLKNKYMLGEEFSMLDVAIAPLLWRLDHYGIELSKNAAPLMKYAERIFSRPAYIEALTPSEKVMRR
- a CDS encoding ClpXP protease specificity-enhancing factor gives rise to the protein MSETSTKPYLIRAIYEWCTDNGFTPYIAVFVDNSTNVPREFVKNDEIVLNVSFDATSQLDMGNEWISFHARFSGVSRKIEVPVDNVLAVYARENGQGMAFPVERSTPPAQVATERENSPPPKLSAVESEAAPEPATAETQGGSDDEPTPPSVPRIGGKPSLKVVK
- a CDS encoding GNAT family N-acetyltransferase, which gives rise to MQVFEDQVVFRPASLFDIPSIYRLAQLGSVAGVYADTYLDGVGHVLLLKQLFVAYLSVWFSKACIGNGLSPLSVLERNGEFAGFAWVQQAIGSATLHVNISMFSIAPEYFGMGCGRALLDNIVQRLPKGAVLQAECTRYADSMKALLRRSGFVRRRQSVVRPNLLGLDVYEKTVE
- a CDS encoding sensor histidine kinase, producing MTQDRAVRPNPGRGLARVWRRLMAAVSNAIIADGERATRLRRARLAGVIGVIGHPLYFVIWSYVFPQPYESVWLRGLCTLLFVPLLFADRVAGCKWLPAYAVFAVTVGLPFAFVFLYLQNAGAMVWAESLLIAVVILFHFSTAFAVFSLVTGASAAMALFLLTGPAAGGFPWHALLEQVPILAFFFVVGVLVVIRLDRQILIEQKQRGMALALGTVAHELRTPLASLALTASGIQSRLPLAVWPDHPDLPVLRQAVERMRADVIRATNSIELLVANSKDPQAVCTAWFDPHEAICAAIDAYPFELGARPHVHIAPSTGMRVLGNAGLFEHVITNLTKNALEAIQRGGKGDLRIGYERMPQAVEIVVRDTGAGVSPAVLRRMFQPFFSHPAHRGTGIGLTFCRKVLRGWGASISCRSVEHEFTEFRIRFPNPR
- a CDS encoding TonB-dependent receptor, encoding MRARPAGVLWMALGYGMAGPLSALAGGLQQPEVQLETTTVVGSAAAAAATGEAASQGYVPRAQLENRPLLRPGELLETVPGLIVTQHSGDGKANQYFLRGFNLDHGTDLATTVAGMPVNMRTHAHGQGYTDLNFLIPELVSGIAYKKGTYFAEEGDFSAAGAVRIDYADKLPHGLAQFELGEYGYRRGLLADSRAVGPGTLLYGFEWLGENGPWAVPEGVHKLNGVLRYTLPLGGGERVTVTGMAYRNTWQSTDQVPQRAIDQGLIARFGAIDPTDGGMASRYSLSADWLRPLADGQLKANAYVIKSRLTLFSNFTYALANPVLGDQFEQFENRVTTGINASRTWFGELAGHDSETEIGSQTRYDRLDPILLADTVARQPYALVRSDTVDETSTALYLRNSIQWRPWLRTLAGLRADQFWYRVGSSNPRNSGSGAEHIVAPKLGVVLSPTARTDVFVNWGRGYHSNDVRGATTTVDPASGNPVRKVSVLVPATGYEVGVRTKALARDLQLSASLWRLDIGSELVFAGDTGTTQPSRPSRRTGVELAAYYKPSPELILDADAAFSRARFRDADPAGDHIPEAIQTTASAGMSWTHGRWTLGARLRYFGPRPLIEDNSVRSASSFLVNLKAGYRVRKNVRVFVEVLNALNRKANDIDYDYASRLKGETSPVDASGAATGINDRHIHPAEPRTVRAGIAWTF